In Dromiciops gliroides isolate mDroGli1 chromosome 4, mDroGli1.pri, whole genome shotgun sequence, one DNA window encodes the following:
- the CEPT1 gene encoding choline/ethanolaminephosphotransferase 1 isoform X1 — protein MSGHRSTRKRCGDPHPEAPVGFGHVNATGCVLSKLLQLPTPPLSKHQLKRLEEHRYQSAGRSLLEPLMQGYWEWLVGRVPSWIAPNLITIIGLSINICTTVLLIYYCPTATEQAPLWAYIACACGLFIYQSLDAIDGKQARRTNSSSPLGELFDHGCDSLSTVFVVLGTCIAVQLGTNPDWMFFCCFAGTFMFYCAHWQTYVSGTLRFGIIDVTEVQIFIIIMHLLAVIGGPPFWQSMIPVLNIQMKIFPALCTVAGTIFSCTNYFRVIFTGGVGKNGSTIAGTSVLSPFLHIGSVITLAAMIYKKSAVQLFEKHPCLYILTFGFVAAKITNKLVVAHMTKSEMSLHDTAFIGPALLFLDQYFNSFIDEYIVLWIALVFSLFDLIRYCVSVCNQIASHLRINVFRIKASTAHSNHH, from the exons ATGAGTGGACATCGATCAACAAGAAAACGATGTGGGGATCCTCACCCGGAGGCCCCTGTGGGCTTCGGGCATGTGAATGCCACAGGATGTGTATTAAGTAAGTTGCTTCAGTTGCCTACCCCACCATTGTCAAAACACCAACTAAAGCGCCTAGAAGAACACAGATATCAAAGTGCTGGACGATCCTTGCTTGAACCCTTAATGCAAGGTTACTGGGAATGGCTAGTTGGAAGAGTTCCATCCTGGATTGCCCCAAATCTCATCACCATCATTGGACTATCAATAAACATCTGTACGACTGTTTTGTTAATATACTATTGTCCCACAGCTACAGAACAG GCACCTCTGTGGGCATATATTGCCTGTGCATGTGGCCTTTTCATTTATCAGTCTTTGGATGCTATAGATGGGAAACAAGCAAGAAGAACCAACAGTAGCTCTCCTTTGGGAGAACTTTTTGACCATGGCTGTGATTCACTTTCTACAG TCTTCGTAGTTCTTGGAACCTGCATTGCAGTGCAGCTGGGAACCAACCCTGATTGGATGTTCTTCTGTTGTTTTGCCGGGACTTTCATGTTTTACTGTGCACACTGGCAAACGTATGTTTCTGGAACGTTGCGATTTGGAAT AATTGATGTGACTGAAGTGCAAATCTTCATAATAATCATGCATTTGCTGGCAGTGATTGGAGGACCACCTTTTTGGCAATCTATG ATTCCAGTGCTGAATATTCAAATGAAAATTTTTCCAGCACTTTGTACTGTTGCAGGGACCATATTCTCCTGTACAAATTACTTCCGTGTAATCTTCACAGGTGGTGTTGGCAAAAATGGATCAACCATAGCA GGAACAagtgtcctttctccttttctccatatTGGATCAGTGATTACATTAGCTGCAATGATCTACAAGAAGTCAGCCGTTCAACTCTTTGAAAAACATCCCTGTCTTTATATACTGACATTTGGTTTTGTAGCTGCTAAAATCACTAACAAACTTGTG GTTGCGCACATGACCAAGAGTGAAATGAGTCTACACGACACAGCCTTCATAGGTCCTGCCCTTTTGTTTCTGGACCAGTACTTTAACAGCTTTATTGATGAATATATCGTACTTTGGATTGCTTTG GTCTTCTCCTTATTTGATTTAATTCGCTACTGTGTCAGTGTCTGCAATCAGATCGCTTCCCACCTGCGTATAAATGTCTTCAGAATCAAGGCCTCCACAGCACATTCTAATCATCATTAG
- the CEPT1 gene encoding choline/ethanolaminephosphotransferase 1 isoform X2: MSGHRSTRKRCGDPHPEAPVGFGHVNATGCVLSKLLQLPTPPLSKHQLKRLEEHRYQSAGRSLLEPLMQGYWEWLVGRVPSWIAPNLITIIGLSINICTTVLLIYYCPTATEQAPLWAYIACACGLFIYQSLDAIDGKQARRTNSSSPLGELFDHGCDSLSTVFVVLGTCIAVQLGTNPDWMFFCCFAGTFMFYCAHWQTYVSGTLRFGIFDVTESQTLIITCQLLTGTLGPWFWNFTIPVLNIQMKIFPALCTVAGTIFSCTNYFRVIFTGGVGKNGSTIAGTSVLSPFLHIGSVITLAAMIYKKSAVQLFEKHPCLYILTFGFVAAKITNKLVVAHMTKSEMSLHDTAFIGPALLFLDQYFNSFIDEYIVLWIALVFSLFDLIRYCVSVCNQIASHLRINVFRIKASTAHSNHH; this comes from the exons ATGAGTGGACATCGATCAACAAGAAAACGATGTGGGGATCCTCACCCGGAGGCCCCTGTGGGCTTCGGGCATGTGAATGCCACAGGATGTGTATTAAGTAAGTTGCTTCAGTTGCCTACCCCACCATTGTCAAAACACCAACTAAAGCGCCTAGAAGAACACAGATATCAAAGTGCTGGACGATCCTTGCTTGAACCCTTAATGCAAGGTTACTGGGAATGGCTAGTTGGAAGAGTTCCATCCTGGATTGCCCCAAATCTCATCACCATCATTGGACTATCAATAAACATCTGTACGACTGTTTTGTTAATATACTATTGTCCCACAGCTACAGAACAG GCACCTCTGTGGGCATATATTGCCTGTGCATGTGGCCTTTTCATTTATCAGTCTTTGGATGCTATAGATGGGAAACAAGCAAGAAGAACCAACAGTAGCTCTCCTTTGGGAGAACTTTTTGACCATGGCTGTGATTCACTTTCTACAG TCTTCGTAGTTCTTGGAACCTGCATTGCAGTGCAGCTGGGAACCAACCCTGATTGGATGTTCTTCTGTTGTTTTGCCGGGACTTTCATGTTTTACTGTGCACACTGGCAAACGTATGTTTCTGGAACGTTGCGATTTGGAAT ATTCGATGTTACAGAGTCCCAGACCCTAATTATAACATGCCAGCTTCTCACAGGAACCCTGGGGCCCTGGTTCTGGAACTTCACG ATTCCAGTGCTGAATATTCAAATGAAAATTTTTCCAGCACTTTGTACTGTTGCAGGGACCATATTCTCCTGTACAAATTACTTCCGTGTAATCTTCACAGGTGGTGTTGGCAAAAATGGATCAACCATAGCA GGAACAagtgtcctttctccttttctccatatTGGATCAGTGATTACATTAGCTGCAATGATCTACAAGAAGTCAGCCGTTCAACTCTTTGAAAAACATCCCTGTCTTTATATACTGACATTTGGTTTTGTAGCTGCTAAAATCACTAACAAACTTGTG GTTGCGCACATGACCAAGAGTGAAATGAGTCTACACGACACAGCCTTCATAGGTCCTGCCCTTTTGTTTCTGGACCAGTACTTTAACAGCTTTATTGATGAATATATCGTACTTTGGATTGCTTTG GTCTTCTCCTTATTTGATTTAATTCGCTACTGTGTCAGTGTCTGCAATCAGATCGCTTCCCACCTGCGTATAAATGTCTTCAGAATCAAGGCCTCCACAGCACATTCTAATCATCATTAG